From a region of the Thermomonas sp. HDW16 genome:
- a CDS encoding SAM-dependent methyltransferase — translation MQTLPPPDADALEHSAHLREIIQEQIIAAGGSIPFWKFMELALYAPGLGYYSAGATKFGDAGDFVTSPEISPLYSACVADALTPVLQQLGPDAQFMEIGGGSGAFAETALAKLLANDALPARYAILEPSADLRERQRERLQERLPPLLFELVEWLDGPIQEPWNGVLFANEVIDALPTPRFTIRDGEVFEEHVALDGEGRFLRNDRPADPMLASAIRNVERQLPEPFAEGYRSELLAQLPYWLQAVIGGMQDGAMLFVDYGYARGEYYQPQRVDGTLRAFRQHHLVTDVFAFPGLQDITASVDFTALAEAGAGAGFDFTGYCSQASFLLGNRLQENLELAESRAKDDVARHNLRQQAKLLTLPSEMGERFQAIGFQRGVEFGAAFLVGDLSHRL, via the coding sequence ATGCAGACCTTGCCTCCCCCCGATGCCGACGCGCTGGAACACAGCGCGCACCTGCGCGAAATCATCCAGGAACAGATCATCGCCGCCGGCGGCAGCATCCCGTTCTGGAAATTCATGGAGCTGGCGCTGTATGCGCCGGGCCTTGGTTACTACAGCGCGGGGGCGACCAAGTTCGGCGATGCCGGGGACTTCGTGACCTCACCAGAAATCTCGCCGCTGTATTCCGCCTGCGTGGCCGATGCGTTGACGCCGGTGCTGCAGCAACTCGGGCCGGACGCGCAGTTCATGGAGATTGGCGGCGGCAGCGGCGCATTCGCCGAAACCGCCCTGGCCAAATTGCTGGCGAACGATGCCTTGCCCGCCCGCTACGCCATCCTCGAACCCAGCGCCGACCTGCGCGAGCGCCAGCGCGAACGCCTGCAGGAACGGTTGCCGCCGTTGCTGTTCGAATTGGTCGAATGGCTGGATGGGCCGATCCAGGAGCCGTGGAACGGCGTGCTGTTCGCCAACGAAGTGATCGACGCGCTGCCCACGCCGCGCTTCACCATCCGCGACGGAGAAGTGTTCGAGGAACACGTGGCGCTGGATGGCGAGGGCCGTTTCCTGCGCAACGACCGGCCCGCCGATCCGATGCTGGCCTCTGCAATTCGCAACGTCGAGCGACAGTTGCCGGAGCCCTTCGCGGAGGGCTACCGCAGCGAACTGCTGGCGCAGCTGCCGTATTGGTTGCAGGCGGTGATCGGCGGCATGCAGGACGGTGCGATGCTGTTCGTCGACTACGGCTACGCACGCGGCGAGTACTACCAGCCGCAGCGCGTCGACGGCACCTTGCGCGCGTTCCGCCAGCACCATCTGGTGACCGATGTGTTCGCCTTCCCGGGCTTGCAGGACATCACCGCCTCGGTGGACTTCACCGCCCTGGCCGAAGCGGGCGCGGGCGCCGGTTTCGACTTCACCGGCTACTGCTCGCAGGCGAGTTTCCTGCTCGGCAACCGCCTGCAGGAGAACCTTGAGCTGGCCGAATCGCGGGCCAAGGACGACGTCGCCCGCCATAACCTGCGCCAACAGGCCAAGTTGCTGACCCTGCCCAGCGAGATGGGCGAACGCTTCCAGGCGATCGGCTTCCAACGCGGCGTGGAATTCGGTGCGGCCTTCCTGGTCGGCGACTTGAGCCACCGCCTGTGA
- the rpsU gene encoding 30S ribosomal protein S21 — MPSVKVRENEPFEFALRRFKRTCEKAGVLAETRKREFYEKPTQERKRKAAAAVKRQARRAGRDVTKRQRLY, encoded by the coding sequence ATGCCCAGCGTCAAAGTCCGCGAAAACGAACCCTTTGAGTTTGCCCTGCGTCGCTTCAAGCGCACCTGCGAGAAAGCCGGCGTGCTGGCCGAGACCCGCAAGCGCGAGTTCTACGAGAAGCCGACCCAGGAGCGCAAGCGCAAGGCTGCGGCTGCCGTGAAGCGCCAGGCGCGTCGCGCCGGTCGCGACGTCACCAAGCGCCAGCGCCTGTACTGA
- a CDS encoding lytic transglycosylase domain-containing protein: MHKSTLSMLTVLLANLCASSSACAQTPAPAVQSANPPVRIATPNDALRAAFDAAARGTLDASALPAYAGQPLAGWLEYATLRRDFAILPTERGGTFLAKYRGTPVAQAFRNEWLAALAKRNDAAAFLSAWDDGIDDPSLRCARANAQLQLGRTDGHWAHEVQALWRSSGTSLPDACDAPFAQLATQGGLDGTLRWERFDKAAAETQSGVIRAIARGMEADDAVLANAYAAYIDAPSSGVDAWPKTPRSRLVASYALAKLAKNSPDRAEAMLPGIASTLGFNEEERGRVLYPIALWTVASYLPDSARRLTAVPLSAYDASLHEWQVREALSRSDWAAALAAIRRMPDAQRNDSRWTYFAARTSELTGDAAGAKALYRQAALKPDFHGFLAADKLEQPYALCPWQPAVTPAAKQAIARDPAIVRALQLFALDRKGWAEREWKDALSRYSDEQRRIAVEVAQDNGWFDRGVFGLVNVDGKRYPEETRLYQLRFPLHHDATIRREASRNNLDPAWIAAEIRAESVFDPNARSSADARGLMQVLPGTGAGVAAKLDIPWAGGQSLYNADTNIVLGSAYLRQLMDKYGGKPYQVIAGYNAGPAPLGRWIGQRPTMDPDFWIETISYKETREYVARVLSFSTVYDWRLNGDALRLSERMLGRSAGPRKAFVCPTPEPAKPVVTASPAKPTMKERRRK, from the coding sequence ATGCACAAGTCCACACTGTCCATGCTTACCGTGCTGCTCGCCAACCTGTGCGCAAGCAGCAGCGCCTGTGCGCAAACCCCGGCGCCGGCCGTTCAATCCGCCAATCCGCCAGTACGGATCGCGACGCCCAACGACGCGCTTCGCGCCGCATTCGACGCCGCTGCGCGCGGCACGCTGGATGCATCCGCCCTGCCTGCCTATGCCGGCCAACCGCTGGCCGGCTGGCTGGAATACGCCACGTTGCGCCGCGATTTCGCCATCCTGCCCACCGAACGCGGCGGCACGTTCCTCGCCAAATACCGTGGAACACCGGTGGCGCAAGCATTCCGCAACGAATGGCTGGCCGCGTTGGCCAAACGCAACGATGCGGCCGCCTTCCTCTCCGCCTGGGACGATGGCATCGACGATCCATCCCTGCGCTGCGCCCGCGCCAACGCGCAATTGCAACTCGGCCGCACCGATGGGCATTGGGCGCACGAAGTACAAGCGCTGTGGCGCAGCAGCGGCACGTCGCTGCCGGATGCCTGCGATGCGCCGTTCGCGCAACTCGCAACGCAAGGCGGGCTGGATGGAACGCTGCGCTGGGAGCGGTTCGACAAGGCCGCCGCGGAAACCCAATCCGGGGTGATCCGCGCCATCGCGCGCGGCATGGAGGCAGACGATGCCGTGCTGGCGAACGCGTATGCGGCCTATATCGACGCGCCGAGTAGCGGTGTCGATGCCTGGCCGAAGACGCCGCGCAGCCGGTTGGTCGCCTCTTACGCACTGGCGAAGCTGGCGAAGAATTCACCCGATCGCGCCGAAGCGATGTTGCCCGGCATCGCCAGCACGCTTGGCTTCAACGAGGAAGAACGCGGCCGCGTGCTGTATCCGATCGCGCTATGGACGGTGGCGTCCTACCTGCCGGATTCCGCACGCCGGCTGACGGCGGTGCCGCTGTCGGCGTACGACGCTTCGTTGCACGAATGGCAGGTACGCGAAGCGCTGTCGCGCAGCGATTGGGCCGCCGCATTGGCGGCGATCCGGCGCATGCCCGATGCACAACGCAACGATTCGCGTTGGACGTATTTCGCCGCACGCACCAGCGAACTCACCGGCGATGCCGCAGGCGCCAAGGCACTGTACCGACAGGCCGCGCTGAAGCCGGATTTCCACGGCTTCCTCGCCGCCGACAAGCTGGAACAGCCGTATGCGTTGTGCCCGTGGCAGCCGGCCGTCACTCCGGCCGCGAAGCAGGCCATCGCCCGCGATCCCGCCATCGTCCGCGCCTTGCAATTGTTCGCGCTGGATCGCAAGGGCTGGGCGGAGCGCGAATGGAAGGACGCGCTTTCGCGCTACAGCGACGAACAACGCCGCATCGCGGTGGAAGTGGCGCAGGACAACGGCTGGTTCGACCGCGGCGTGTTCGGCCTGGTCAACGTCGACGGCAAGCGCTATCCGGAAGAAACGCGGCTGTACCAATTGCGCTTCCCGCTGCATCACGACGCCACCATCCGCCGCGAAGCCTCGCGCAACAACCTGGATCCCGCATGGATCGCCGCCGAGATCCGTGCCGAATCGGTGTTCGATCCGAACGCGCGTTCCTCCGCCGATGCTCGCGGGTTGATGCAGGTCTTGCCCGGCACTGGTGCCGGTGTGGCGGCGAAACTCGACATCCCGTGGGCCGGCGGGCAGAGCCTGTACAACGCGGACACCAACATCGTGCTGGGCAGCGCCTACCTGCGCCAGCTCATGGACAAGTACGGCGGCAAGCCCTACCAGGTAATCGCGGGTTACAACGCCGGCCCGGCGCCACTGGGTCGCTGGATCGGCCAGCGCCCGACGATGGATCCCGACTTCTGGATCGAGACCATCAGCTACAAGGAAACCCGCGAATACGTGGCGCGCGTGCTCAGCTTCAGCACCGTGTACGACTGGCGGCTCAACGGCGACGCGCTGCGCCTGAGCGAGCGCATGCTCGGCCGCAGCGCCGGCCCGCGCAAGGCATTCGTCTGCCCCACGCCAGAGCCGGCGAAACCGGTCGTGACCGCCTCTCCCGCCAAGCCCACGATGAAGGAACGCAGGCGCAAGTAA
- a CDS encoding multifunctional CCA addition/repair protein, protein MRIYLVGGAVRDALLGLPAGDRDHVVVGATVQDMLDAGYKQVGRDFPVFLHPQTSEEYALARTERKSARGHTGFVVHADPSVTLEDDLRRRDFTINAIAQAEDGRLVDPFGGAADLEQRVLRHVGDAFIEDPLRVLRAARFMARFASLGFTIAPETLALMRTMAAEGELAELTPERVWQELAKSLRSATPSAFLHTLREADALAAVLPEVDALYGVPQRVEFHPEIDTGIHTELVCDMAARLAPGDDLIGYAALTHDLGKALTPADELPRHVMHEQRGIAPIIALSERLKIPAEHRELAVLCSREHLNVHRIDELKPATVHELIARCDGFRKPRRIDQLATVCEADKRGRAGLSGAPYPQADALRRLHAAALAVRSDAIAAQGLAGPAFGEALRKARIDAIAAARA, encoded by the coding sequence GTGCGCATCTATCTGGTCGGCGGTGCGGTGCGCGATGCATTGCTCGGCCTGCCCGCGGGCGATCGCGACCATGTCGTGGTGGGCGCAACCGTGCAGGACATGCTGGATGCCGGCTACAAGCAGGTCGGCCGCGATTTCCCGGTGTTCCTGCATCCGCAGACCAGCGAGGAATACGCGCTGGCGCGGACCGAGCGCAAGTCCGCGCGCGGGCATACCGGCTTCGTGGTGCATGCCGATCCCTCGGTGACGCTGGAAGACGACCTGCGCCGCCGCGACTTCACCATCAATGCCATCGCGCAGGCCGAAGACGGCCGTCTGGTCGATCCGTTCGGTGGCGCGGCCGATCTCGAACAGCGCGTCCTGCGCCACGTCGGCGATGCCTTCATCGAGGACCCGTTGCGCGTATTGCGCGCGGCGCGCTTCATGGCGCGGTTCGCATCACTGGGCTTCACCATCGCACCGGAAACGCTGGCCTTGATGCGCACGATGGCCGCCGAGGGCGAACTGGCCGAACTCACCCCCGAGCGCGTCTGGCAGGAACTGGCCAAGTCCCTGCGCAGCGCCACGCCATCCGCCTTCCTGCACACCCTGCGCGAAGCCGATGCGCTGGCCGCAGTGCTGCCGGAAGTCGATGCCTTGTACGGCGTGCCGCAACGCGTGGAATTCCATCCCGAGATCGACACCGGCATCCATACCGAACTGGTCTGCGACATGGCGGCGCGGCTGGCGCCCGGCGACGATCTGATCGGCTACGCCGCGCTGACCCACGACCTCGGCAAAGCATTGACGCCCGCCGACGAACTGCCGCGCCACGTGATGCACGAACAGCGTGGGATCGCCCCGATCATCGCGCTCAGCGAACGCCTGAAAATCCCCGCCGAGCACCGTGAGCTGGCCGTGCTGTGCAGCCGCGAGCACCTCAACGTGCATCGCATCGACGAACTCAAGCCGGCCACCGTGCACGAACTGATCGCGCGCTGCGACGGCTTCCGCAAGCCACGGCGCATCGACCAGCTGGCAACGGTCTGCGAAGCGGACAAGCGCGGCCGCGCGGGGTTGTCCGGCGCACCTTATCCGCAGGCAGACGCGCTGCGGCGATTGCATGCGGCGGCGTTGGCGGTGCGCAGCGACGCGATCGCCGCGCAAGGCCTTGCCGGCCCGGCATTCGGCGAGGCCTTGCGCAAGGCGCGGATCGACGCAATCGCGGCAGCGCGCGCCTGA
- a CDS encoding pteridine reductase: MDSSSHKVALVTGAARRIGAAIARRLHADGVDLALHYRSSQAEMDALLAELNATRAGSVIALQADLAAFDRLPELIAQTVGRFGRLDALVNNASAFYPTAFGSVTPAQWDELFASNARAPFFLAQAATPHLQAAHGGIVNIADIHGETPLAGHSVYCMAKAALLMLTKSLAVDLAPTVRINAIAPGAILWPEHGKDEAAQAALLARVPLARMGTPEDIAAAVAWLLGDASGYVTGQTLHVDGGRGIG, translated from the coding sequence ATGGACAGCTCATCGCACAAGGTCGCCCTGGTCACTGGCGCCGCCCGCCGCATCGGCGCAGCGATCGCGCGCCGCCTGCACGCGGACGGTGTCGACCTGGCCCTGCACTACCGCAGCTCGCAGGCGGAGATGGATGCGTTGCTGGCGGAGCTCAACGCCACGCGCGCCGGCAGCGTCATCGCCCTGCAGGCCGACCTGGCCGCATTCGACCGTCTGCCGGAACTGATCGCACAGACCGTCGGCCGCTTCGGTCGGCTGGATGCACTGGTCAACAACGCCTCGGCGTTCTATCCCACCGCATTCGGCAGCGTCACGCCCGCGCAATGGGACGAATTGTTCGCCAGCAATGCGCGCGCGCCGTTCTTCCTGGCGCAGGCCGCGACGCCGCATCTGCAGGCCGCGCACGGCGGCATCGTCAACATCGCCGATATCCACGGCGAAACCCCGCTGGCCGGGCATAGCGTGTACTGCATGGCCAAGGCTGCGTTGCTGATGCTGACCAAATCATTGGCCGTCGACCTGGCGCCCACGGTGCGGATCAATGCCATCGCGCCGGGCGCGATCCTGTGGCCGGAACATGGCAAGGACGAGGCCGCACAGGCCGCGCTGCTGGCACGAGTGCCCCTCGCGCGCATGGGCACGCCGGAGGACATCGCGGCGGCGGTGGCGTGGTTGCTGGGCGACGCCTCCGGCTACGTCACCGGGCAGACCCTGCACGTGGATGGCGGACGCGGGATCGGCTAG
- a CDS encoding VanZ family protein: MNAAKPRFGTSLKPFKRPRLWAGLWMLAIAVVVIGSLLPARDLPSVPVSDKFEHFAAYAVLSAGAVQLFVRRLSWGFVCILLVLMGIGLEYLQAQMGLGRQLDRADALANTIGALIGLASAFTPWRDALLRFDRRP, encoded by the coding sequence GTGAATGCCGCGAAACCGCGCTTCGGGACGTCGCTGAAACCGTTCAAGCGCCCGAGGTTATGGGCCGGGTTGTGGATGCTGGCGATTGCGGTAGTCGTGATCGGTTCGCTGCTGCCGGCGCGCGACCTGCCGTCGGTGCCAGTCAGCGACAAGTTCGAGCACTTCGCCGCCTATGCCGTGTTGTCGGCTGGGGCGGTACAGCTGTTCGTGCGCCGGCTGTCGTGGGGTTTCGTCTGTATTTTGCTGGTGCTGATGGGGATCGGCCTGGAATACCTGCAGGCGCAAATGGGGCTTGGCCGACAGCTGGATCGCGCCGATGCCTTGGCCAACACCATCGGCGCCCTGATCGGGCTGGCCAGTGCATTCACGCCTTGGCGCGATGCCCTGCTGCGCTTCGATCGGCGTCCCTGA
- the folB gene encoding dihydroneopterin aldolase — translation MSDKVFIEGLEIETLIGIYDWERRIRQTLVFDIEMAFDNRIPAASDDIALTLNYKDVSKRLIDYVGQSGFGLVETLAERCAEIILAEFKVSHVRLKLSKPGAVRGARAVGVIIEREKGSE, via the coding sequence ATGAGCGACAAAGTCTTCATCGAAGGGCTCGAGATCGAGACCCTGATCGGCATCTACGATTGGGAACGGCGCATCCGCCAGACGCTGGTGTTCGATATCGAGATGGCCTTCGACAACCGCATTCCGGCGGCGAGCGACGACATCGCGCTGACCCTGAACTACAAGGACGTCAGCAAGCGCTTGATCGACTACGTCGGCCAGTCCGGCTTCGGCCTGGTCGAAACGCTGGCGGAGCGCTGCGCCGAGATCATCCTGGCCGAATTCAAGGTCTCCCACGTGCGCCTGAAGCTGAGCAAGCCTGGCGCGGTACGTGGCGCGCGTGCGGTGGGCGTGATCATCGAGCGTGAAAAGGGGTCAGAGTGA
- the folK gene encoding 2-amino-4-hydroxy-6-hydroxymethyldihydropteridine diphosphokinase, whose protein sequence is MVDGKFTLTPFHRAYLSLGSNVDAGTHLRAAVAALRERFGEVVLSDAYVFPAVGFDGGDFLNAAAVIDSDLDPFALNDWLHALEDTHGRDRSGPRYGDRTLDIDIVFYDDLVLDGPGHLQIPRNEIRHAFVLKPLAEIAPGFIEPRSGKTLQALWREHRDHGVTWQRVAL, encoded by the coding sequence ATGGTCGACGGGAAATTCACTCTGACCCCTTTTCACCGCGCGTACCTCAGCCTCGGCAGCAATGTCGATGCCGGAACGCATTTGCGCGCGGCGGTCGCTGCCTTGCGCGAACGTTTCGGCGAAGTCGTGCTGTCGGATGCCTATGTGTTCCCGGCGGTGGGCTTCGACGGCGGCGATTTTCTCAATGCCGCCGCAGTCATCGACAGCGACCTCGACCCATTCGCCCTGAACGACTGGCTGCATGCGCTCGAAGATACGCATGGCCGCGACCGCAGCGGGCCGCGCTACGGCGATCGCACGCTGGATATCGACATCGTGTTCTACGACGATCTGGTGCTCGACGGCCCCGGCCACCTGCAGATCCCGCGCAACGAGATCCGCCACGCCTTCGTGCTGAAGCCGCTGGCGGAAATCGCTCCCGGGTTCATCGAGCCCCGCAGCGGCAAGACGCTGCAGGCCTTGTGGCGCGAACACCGCGACCACGGCGTGACGTGGCAACGCGTCGCGCTCTAG
- the tsaD gene encoding tRNA (adenosine(37)-N6)-threonylcarbamoyltransferase complex transferase subunit TsaD: MKVLGIESSCDETGVAVYDTALSGAAGLRAHAVYSQIALHAEYGGVVPELASRDHVRKLLPLIRQTLDEAGLSVADLDGVAYTSGPGLVGALLVGAGVARSLAWGLDLPAIGVHHMEGHLLAPLMEDDPPDAPFVALLVSGGHTQLVAVDAIGTYRLLGETLDDAAGEAFDKTAKMMGLPYPGGPQLAALAETGTPGVYKFSRPMTDRPGLDFSFSGLKTQVLLAWRDSDQTDTTKANIARGFEDAVVDTLAIKCERALEAAGCDTLVVAGGVGANKRLRAKLQAMAEKRGGRVCFPRPALCTDNGAMIAFAGALRLQAGQHDDASVRVTPRWDMATLPAV, translated from the coding sequence ATGAAAGTCCTCGGCATCGAATCTTCCTGCGACGAAACCGGCGTGGCCGTGTACGACACCGCCCTGAGCGGCGCGGCCGGCCTGCGCGCCCATGCGGTGTACAGCCAGATCGCCCTGCACGCCGAATACGGCGGGGTGGTGCCGGAACTGGCCAGCCGCGACCACGTGCGCAAGCTGTTGCCGCTGATCCGACAGACCCTGGACGAGGCCGGGCTGTCGGTCGCGGACCTTGATGGCGTGGCCTATACCTCAGGCCCCGGCTTGGTCGGTGCGCTGCTGGTCGGTGCCGGGGTGGCGCGTTCGCTGGCCTGGGGGCTGGATCTGCCAGCGATCGGCGTCCATCACATGGAAGGCCATCTGCTGGCTCCGCTGATGGAAGACGATCCGCCGGACGCCCCGTTCGTGGCCCTGCTGGTGTCCGGCGGGCATACCCAGCTGGTCGCGGTGGACGCCATCGGCACCTATCGCCTGCTCGGCGAAACCCTGGACGATGCTGCCGGCGAAGCCTTCGACAAGACCGCCAAGATGATGGGCCTGCCGTATCCGGGTGGCCCGCAGCTGGCGGCGCTGGCCGAAACCGGCACCCCGGGTGTCTACAAATTCTCGCGGCCGATGACCGACCGGCCGGGCCTCGATTTCAGTTTCAGCGGCCTGAAGACCCAGGTGCTGCTGGCCTGGCGGGATTCCGACCAGACCGATACGACCAAGGCCAACATCGCGCGCGGCTTCGAGGACGCGGTGGTCGATACGCTGGCGATCAAATGCGAACGCGCGCTGGAGGCGGCCGGTTGCGACACCTTGGTCGTCGCCGGCGGCGTCGGCGCCAACAAGCGGCTGCGCGCCAAATTGCAGGCGATGGCGGAAAAGCGCGGCGGTCGGGTCTGCTTCCCGCGCCCGGCGCTGTGTACCGACAACGGCGCGATGATCGCCTTCGCCGGCGCGCTGCGGCTGCAGGCCGGGCAGCACGATGACGCGTCGGTACGGGTGACGCCGCGTTGGGACATGGCGACGCTGCCGGCGGTGTGA
- a CDS encoding DUF4242 domain-containing protein, with product MPRYIIERLIPGAGEMSMPELQVLSQTSCSVLRDYWPKVQWVRSHVTADKMYCEYIAPDEEVIRELARLGGIPANVVSRVVATIDPMTAE from the coding sequence ATGCCTCGTTACATCATCGAACGCCTGATTCCAGGTGCCGGCGAGATGTCGATGCCGGAATTGCAGGTGCTCTCGCAAACGTCCTGCAGTGTGTTGCGTGACTACTGGCCGAAGGTGCAGTGGGTACGCAGCCATGTCACCGCCGACAAGATGTACTGCGAATACATCGCGCCGGATGAGGAGGTCATCCGTGAGTTGGCGCGCCTTGGCGGCATCCCGGCCAACGTGGTGAGCCGGGTGGTGGCGACCATCGATCCGATGACCGCCGAGTAA
- a CDS encoding GatB/YqeY domain-containing protein, producing MSLKAQLTDDMKTAMKAGEKDRLAVIRLINAAIKQKEVDERIEMTDPLVLAVLEKMVKQRKDSITQFEAAAREDLAVIERYELGVIEAYLPAKMDEAAILAEIDKAIAATGAASAADMGKLMGVLKPALAGQADMGLVSKLVKQKLA from the coding sequence ATGAGCCTGAAGGCCCAACTCACCGACGACATGAAGACCGCGATGAAGGCGGGCGAGAAGGATCGCCTTGCAGTCATCCGCCTGATCAATGCCGCGATCAAGCAGAAAGAAGTCGACGAGCGCATCGAAATGACCGATCCGCTGGTGCTCGCCGTGCTGGAAAAGATGGTCAAGCAGCGCAAGGACTCGATCACCCAGTTCGAGGCCGCCGCGCGCGAGGACCTCGCCGTGATCGAGCGCTACGAACTCGGCGTGATCGAAGCCTACCTGCCGGCGAAGATGGACGAAGCCGCGATCCTGGCCGAAATCGACAAGGCCATCGCCGCGACCGGCGCAGCTTCTGCGGCCGACATGGGCAAGCTGATGGGCGTGCTCAAGCCCGCGTTGGCCGGCCAGGCCGACATGGGCCTGGTCAGCAAGCTGGTGAAGCAGAAGCTGGCCTGA